The Cyclobacteriaceae bacterium genome includes a region encoding these proteins:
- a CDS encoding Rieske 2Fe-2S domain-containing protein, whose protein sequence is MDWIKIFSSVGEMQQAVVPKQPRLLIVRNKRICLVRDDEQLRAVEDRCSHNSESLSKGIVNYLGEIICPLHGYRFSMKTGREGEQRSRDLITYPLKEEDGAIFIGI, encoded by the coding sequence GTGGATTGGATCAAAATCTTTTCTTCTGTTGGTGAAATGCAACAAGCAGTGGTTCCCAAACAGCCACGCCTTCTGATTGTGCGAAACAAACGCATCTGTCTGGTGAGGGATGATGAGCAGCTTCGCGCTGTTGAAGATCGTTGTTCACATAATAGCGAGTCGCTTAGCAAGGGAATTGTTAACTATTTGGGAGAGATTATCTGTCCATTGCACGGATACCGTTTCAGCATGAAAACCGGTCGTGAGGGAGAACAGCGGTCGAGAGATCTGATCACGTATCCTTTAAAAGAGGAGGATGGAGCAATTTTTATTGGTATCTGA
- a CDS encoding threonine/serine dehydratase, with amino-acid sequence MELSERIIDAEKRIRPYLRETPLEYSHVLSRMTGSEVHLKLENIQITGSFKARGSLNKILLLKDSKAKIVTASTGNHGLGVANALSIVKKDGTIYLPHGASESKVEAIKMRGVPVEFHGNNSEETELYVRKLSETSDQVYVSPYNDVDVVAGQGTIGVELMRQLPKMDAVFISVGGGGLIAGIAAYLKSVNPKIEVVACFPENSPVMYECIKAGEIIEVAEKPTLSDGTAGGIEKGTITFEICQRCIDTYVLVTEDEIAESMKLVLKHHHQIIEGSAGVAVASLIKMKDNYKNKNSAILICGGNVSEAVLKKLMCNG; translated from the coding sequence ATGGAACTGAGTGAAAGAATAATAGACGCAGAAAAAAGGATAAGACCTTATTTGAGAGAGACTCCTCTTGAATACTCGCATGTATTGAGTAGAATGACTGGTAGTGAGGTTCATCTTAAGCTTGAGAACATTCAGATCACGGGATCATTCAAAGCACGTGGCTCATTGAACAAGATCCTTTTGCTGAAAGATTCAAAAGCAAAAATTGTAACAGCGTCAACAGGAAATCATGGCTTGGGTGTTGCCAATGCACTATCGATTGTAAAAAAGGATGGTACAATTTATTTACCACACGGTGCCTCAGAATCAAAAGTGGAGGCGATAAAGATGCGGGGGGTGCCTGTTGAATTTCATGGCAACAATTCCGAAGAGACGGAGTTGTATGTGAGGAAACTATCTGAAACGTCAGATCAGGTGTATGTATCACCGTATAATGATGTGGATGTTGTGGCAGGACAAGGTACTATTGGAGTAGAGTTGATGCGACAACTCCCGAAGATGGATGCGGTTTTTATTTCCGTGGGTGGAGGTGGTTTGATTGCGGGGATCGCAGCATATCTGAAATCTGTGAATCCAAAGATCGAAGTCGTTGCATGCTTTCCTGAAAATTCTCCCGTCATGTATGAATGTATAAAGGCAGGAGAGATCATTGAAGTTGCGGAGAAGCCAACATTATCAGATGGAACAGCAGGAGGAATTGAAAAAGGCACCATCACTTTTGAGATATGCCAGCGATGCATTGATACCTATGTGCTGGTAACAGAAGATGAAATTGCAGAATCCATGAAGCTCGTTCTAAAGCATCATCATCAAATTATTGAAGGCTCTGCGGGTGTTGCAGTAGCATCACTCATTAAGATGAAAGACAATTATAAAAACAAGAATTCAGCAATACTTATCTGTGGAGGAAACGTAAGTGAGGCTGTTCTTAAAAAATTAATGTGTAACGGATGA
- a CDS encoding amidohydrolase has product MKKLCVCLFLSIAGIAVYGQPGSALLSKLDQQAKEIQPKVIQWRREFHEHPELSNQEFKTGKLIAEFLKSLGLEVQYPVARTGVVAILKGSKPGPVIALRADMDALPVNERNSLPFTSKEKATLNGVETGVMHACGHDSHMAILMGVAEVLSKNKNELKGTVKFIFQPAEETYPIDQDAGAVLMVKEGVLDNPKVDVIFGLHIQSLLPSGQLAYRAEGLMAAVDGFDIKVSGVGAHGATPWDAVDPIVVSGQILVGLQTIVSRQINLTNAPAVITVGSIHGGIRRNIIPEEVIMQGTIRTFDMSMQKSIHEKIKQLATSIAAASGAKAEVLINPESPLTYNDPKLTAKMTSSLVRTVGEQNTKIIAPVTMAEDFSFYQEKIPGLFFFLGAYPADMSLTKAPVHHTADFMIDEKSFVTGVRAMLNLTVDYMFMKN; this is encoded by the coding sequence ATGAAAAAATTATGCGTGTGTCTCTTTCTTTCGATTGCGGGAATTGCAGTATACGGCCAACCAGGTAGTGCGTTGTTGTCAAAGCTCGATCAACAGGCAAAAGAGATTCAACCAAAGGTTATTCAATGGAGAAGAGAATTTCATGAACACCCTGAACTTTCCAATCAGGAGTTTAAAACCGGAAAACTCATCGCTGAATTTCTAAAGTCACTAGGATTGGAAGTTCAATATCCTGTTGCCAGAACGGGTGTCGTGGCAATTCTGAAAGGTTCAAAGCCAGGACCTGTCATTGCCTTGCGTGCGGACATGGATGCCTTGCCGGTGAACGAAAGAAATTCTTTGCCATTCACATCAAAAGAAAAAGCAACACTCAATGGTGTTGAAACAGGAGTGATGCACGCGTGTGGTCATGATAGTCATATGGCAATATTGATGGGCGTTGCCGAAGTGCTGTCGAAAAACAAAAACGAATTAAAAGGAACCGTAAAATTTATTTTTCAACCAGCGGAAGAAACATACCCGATTGACCAGGATGCTGGCGCGGTGTTAATGGTCAAAGAGGGAGTTCTTGATAATCCAAAAGTTGATGTGATTTTTGGTCTGCACATTCAATCACTATTGCCTTCCGGTCAACTTGCGTATCGCGCAGAAGGATTGATGGCTGCAGTGGATGGTTTTGATATTAAAGTATCCGGAGTTGGGGCTCATGGAGCGACACCATGGGATGCGGTGGATCCGATAGTTGTTTCAGGTCAGATTCTGGTTGGATTGCAAACAATCGTAAGTCGTCAGATCAATCTTACCAATGCTCCTGCTGTTATAACGGTTGGAAGCATTCATGGAGGCATTCGAAGAAATATTATTCCGGAAGAAGTGATCATGCAGGGAACCATCCGGACTTTTGACATGAGTATGCAGAAAAGTATTCATGAAAAAATAAAACAGTTGGCAACATCCATTGCGGCAGCTTCAGGAGCAAAGGCAGAAGTTTTAATTAATCCTGAATCTCCTTTGACATACAATGATCCAAAACTTACAGCAAAAATGACATCGAGCCTGGTGCGAACAGTTGGTGAACAGAATACAAAGATCATTGCACCCGTGACAATGGCGGAAGACTTTTCTTTTTACCAGGAGAAAATTCCAGGATTATTCTTTTTCCTTGGTGCCTATCCTGCAGACATGAGCTTAACGAAAGCACCGGTGCACCACACGGCAGATTTTATGATTGATGAAAAATCTTTTGTGACGGGAGTAAGGGCGATGCTTAATCTGACAGTTGACTATATGTTTATGAAAAATTGA
- a CDS encoding ABC transporter permease, which yields MKQFYFFVQKEFYHLLRDPRTMLILFGMPLMLILIFGFALTNEVKNTRIAILDNSKDPVTAEIIQQLEASRYFDNVQNVNSNDELEAAFRQGKIKMAVVFSSRFQYSLMHENQAAIQLIADATDPNVASTLTNYATAIIIDYQKSMKGQIDLPYSINTELRMLYNPQLKGSYNFVPGVMAMVLMLVCAMMTSISIVKEKEIGTMEIILVSPIVPIRVVIAKMVPYFLLSSVNIASVLLLSVFVLDVPIQGNLVLLVAECLLFTITVLALGLLISSVTDSQQIAMLLSLMGLFLPTVMLSGFMFPIENMPVALQVISNIVPAKWFYIIVKTVMIKGLGFEFIWKETLILIGMTVFFMVVSIKKFKIRLE from the coding sequence CGGTTTTGCCCTGACGAATGAAGTCAAGAATACACGCATCGCGATCCTCGACAACTCAAAGGATCCGGTAACAGCGGAGATCATTCAACAGCTTGAAGCAAGCCGCTACTTTGATAACGTTCAAAATGTTAACAGCAACGATGAACTGGAGGCAGCCTTTCGACAGGGAAAGATTAAGATGGCAGTAGTATTCTCTTCGCGCTTTCAATATTCACTGATGCATGAGAATCAGGCTGCGATACAATTAATAGCAGATGCTACTGATCCTAATGTTGCCAGCACATTGACGAATTACGCAACAGCCATCATTATCGACTATCAAAAAAGCATGAAAGGACAGATCGATCTTCCTTACTCCATTAACACAGAATTGAGAATGCTTTACAATCCGCAATTGAAAGGATCCTACAATTTCGTACCTGGAGTTATGGCGATGGTGCTCATGCTTGTATGTGCGATGATGACTTCCATCTCTATTGTAAAAGAGAAAGAGATTGGAACGATGGAGATCATCCTGGTATCTCCGATTGTGCCGATCCGCGTGGTGATTGCTAAAATGGTTCCCTATTTTTTACTATCAAGCGTCAATATCGCGAGTGTACTACTATTAAGTGTTTTTGTCCTTGATGTGCCAATTCAGGGAAATCTCGTTTTGCTGGTGGCAGAATGTTTATTATTCACCATCACAGTTCTCGCTCTTGGACTTTTGATTTCATCGGTTACGGATTCGCAGCAAATCGCCATGCTTCTTTCGCTTATGGGCTTATTTCTTCCAACGGTGATGTTAAGTGGATTCATGTTTCCAATTGAGAATATGCCAGTGGCCCTGCAAGTGATTTCCAATATTGTTCCAGCCAAATGGTTTTACATCATCGTTAAGACAGTAATGATAAAAGGACTTGGGTTTGAATTCATATGGAAGGAAACGTTAATACTAATTGGAATGACTGTTTTCTTCATGGTTGTAAGTATTAAGAAATTTAAAATACGTTTGGAATGA
- a CDS encoding ABC transporter permease, translating into MRTLRILLEKEFRQIFRDPSILRIIFLMPIVQLIVMPLAADYEVKNVKLCIVDFDHSSYSQKLVNKITSTDYFQLVDYTDSYDKALKYVENDEADLVLQIPSSFEKQIVKEDKSTLFMSLNAINGAKANLGGSYLRSIISDFNREVRLEWLQLPKLNPQPTIQVTSLNWFNPTMNYQIFMVPGILVILVTMVGAFLSALNIVKEKEVGTIEQINVTPIKKYQFILGKLIPFWVLGLMILTVGTIISWLIYGIVPVGSLSTIFIFAAIYLLAVLGMGLLVSTFANTQQQAMLLSFFIMMIFILLGGLYTSIDSMPEWAQTFTKFNPVAYFIEVMRMVVLKGSSLNDIKTHLTVVFLMAIVLNSFAVWNYKKRS; encoded by the coding sequence ATGAGAACGCTTCGAATTTTACTGGAAAAAGAGTTTAGGCAAATATTTCGTGATCCATCGATCCTGCGCATTATTTTCCTCATGCCGATCGTTCAATTGATCGTGATGCCATTGGCTGCCGACTACGAAGTTAAAAATGTTAAACTTTGTATCGTCGACTTTGATCATTCTTCATACTCACAGAAGCTTGTAAATAAAATTACGTCTACAGACTATTTTCAGTTGGTCGACTATACAGACTCATATGACAAAGCATTGAAGTATGTTGAGAATGATGAAGCAGATCTTGTGCTGCAAATTCCATCTTCGTTTGAAAAGCAGATTGTGAAAGAAGATAAGTCAACCCTATTCATGTCTTTGAACGCAATCAATGGAGCGAAAGCAAATCTTGGAGGATCATATCTGAGAAGTATCATTAGTGATTTTAACAGAGAAGTGAGATTAGAATGGCTTCAATTACCAAAGTTAAATCCTCAGCCAACGATTCAGGTAACGTCACTCAACTGGTTTAATCCAACCATGAACTACCAGATCTTCATGGTTCCTGGAATTCTTGTGATCTTGGTTACAATGGTGGGCGCTTTCTTATCTGCCTTGAATATCGTTAAAGAGAAAGAAGTCGGAACAATCGAACAGATAAATGTGACGCCGATCAAAAAGTATCAGTTTATTCTTGGTAAGCTTATTCCCTTTTGGGTATTGGGACTGATGATCTTAACGGTCGGTACGATCATTTCATGGTTGATCTATGGAATTGTGCCGGTGGGAAGTTTATCAACCATCTTCATTTTTGCAGCGATCTATCTTTTGGCGGTGCTGGGTATGGGCTTGCTGGTGTCAACATTTGCCAATACTCAACAGCAGGCAATGCTCCTCTCATTCTTTATCATGATGATCTTTATTTTGCTGGGTGGTCTTTACACATCCATTGATAGTATGCCTGAGTGGGCACAGACGTTCACAAAGTTTAATCCGGTAGCGTATTTTATTGAAGTAATGAGAATGGTGGTATTGAAAGGCAGCAGCTTAAATGATATCAAAACTCATCTCACAGTAGTTTTTCTTATGGCGATTGTACTCAATAGTTTTGCTGTTTGGAATTACAAAAAGCGAAGTTAG
- a CDS encoding ornithine cyclodeaminase family protein, whose product MTTTLSLPEIKRIIESNSADDLIRIIEDGFVLYARKQVTVPPVGYLPFNKPPGDVHIKYGYIHNDDYYVIKIASGFYDNPSLGLSSSNGLMLIFSQKTGTLLSVLLDEGYLTDIRTAVAGAIAAKYLAPSNVSSIGIVGTGMQARLQLQFLSSVTKCRDVIVWGRSKEKLDKFKKDLSLKDFVIRITTDMTQLTSRCNLIVTTTPSKEPLLFADDILPGTHITAMGADADGKQEIDVSLIAKCDIIVADSIDQCIDHGDIGFAVRNKSVDPSSILSLGDVIANKKLGRSNDEQTTIADLTGVAIQDIQIAKYVFENTKLSHSTL is encoded by the coding sequence ATGACGACGACCCTTTCGCTTCCTGAAATAAAAAGAATAATAGAGAGCAATTCAGCAGATGATTTGATCAGAATTATTGAAGATGGGTTTGTCCTGTATGCCAGGAAGCAGGTAACAGTTCCACCCGTTGGATACCTTCCTTTCAATAAACCTCCTGGTGATGTCCATATCAAATACGGATATATTCACAATGATGATTATTATGTGATCAAAATTGCTTCTGGTTTTTACGATAATCCTTCTTTGGGATTAAGTTCCAGCAATGGATTGATGCTGATCTTTAGTCAGAAAACAGGAACCTTACTTTCTGTTTTACTGGATGAAGGATATTTGACGGATATAAGAACTGCAGTTGCTGGAGCCATTGCGGCCAAATATCTTGCTCCCTCCAATGTAAGCAGCATTGGGATTGTAGGAACAGGAATGCAGGCACGCTTGCAACTTCAATTTCTTAGTTCGGTAACCAAATGCCGCGATGTGATTGTGTGGGGAAGAAGTAAAGAGAAGCTTGATAAGTTTAAAAAAGATCTTTCCCTAAAAGATTTTGTCATACGAATCACGACAGACATGACGCAGTTGACAAGTCGTTGTAATCTGATTGTGACGACGACTCCTTCCAAAGAGCCTTTATTATTTGCTGACGATATTCTTCCCGGTACTCACATCACAGCAATGGGCGCTGACGCAGATGGAAAGCAGGAAATAGACGTATCGCTTATCGCAAAGTGTGATATTATTGTGGCTGACAGCATCGATCAGTGCATCGATCACGGCGACATAGGGTTTGCTGTAAGAAATAAATCAGTGGATCCTTCTTCTATTCTTTCGCTCGGAGATGTCATTGCAAATAAAAAGTTAGGAAGAAGCAATGACGAACAGACAACGATTGCCGATCTTACGGGCGTTGCCATTCAGGATATACAGATTGCCAAATACGTATTTGAAAACACAAAACTCAGTCATAGCACTTTATGA